A DNA window from Paenibacillus andongensis contains the following coding sequences:
- a CDS encoding IS3 family transposase, which yields MEDHRSEFRLEKMCDVLQVSRSGYYKWKTVVVSERNKRKEELTKRIKWHFHDSDETYGSPRIFKELVKEGWTVAERTVGLIMREHGLRSCMARKFRVTTTDSNHDQPIAPNILEQDFKATKPNEKWVADITYIPCRQGRLYLASIMDLHTKQIVGWKLSDRMTTDLVMDALNQAYASKKPGKGLIHHSDRGSQYASKEYREQLASYGMKPSMSRKGNCYDNACIEAFHSILKRECIYSKPKFKTKQEAQEKLFRYLEIFYNRKRSNSTIGYMSPLRFEKLYYQNAA from the coding sequence ATCGAGGATCATCGCTCCGAGTTTCGATTGGAGAAGATGTGTGACGTGCTACAAGTGTCTAGGAGCGGCTATTACAAATGGAAAACTGTTGTTGTGTCCGAGCGTAACAAGCGCAAAGAGGAACTAACTAAACGCATTAAGTGGCATTTTCATGATTCGGATGAAACTTATGGCAGCCCGAGGATATTCAAAGAACTTGTGAAAGAAGGCTGGACCGTAGCGGAACGTACGGTGGGTCTTATTATGCGCGAACATGGATTACGTTCGTGTATGGCGCGGAAGTTCAGGGTCACTACGACAGATTCTAATCACGATCAGCCCATTGCTCCCAATATCCTTGAGCAAGACTTTAAAGCAACGAAACCAAATGAAAAGTGGGTAGCTGACATAACCTACATTCCTTGCCGTCAAGGGAGGCTCTATCTGGCTAGCATCATGGATCTGCACACGAAACAAATCGTTGGATGGAAACTTAGCGATCGAATGACGACTGACTTGGTAATGGATGCGCTAAATCAGGCATACGCCTCTAAGAAGCCAGGCAAAGGTCTTATCCATCATTCTGATCGCGGCTCCCAGTATGCCTCAAAGGAGTACCGTGAGCAGTTAGCAAGCTACGGTATGAAGCCAAGCATGAGTCGTAAGGGCAACTGTTATGACAATGCTTGTATTGAGGCTTTTCACAGCATCTTAAAACGTGAGTGTATCTACAGCAAACCCAAATTTAAGACGAAGCAAGAAGCGCAGGAGAAGTTGTTCCGATACCTCGAAATCTTTTACAACCGGAAACGATCTAACAGCACGATTGGCTACATGTCTCCGTTACGCTTCGAAAAGTTGTACTACCAGAACGCAGCTTAA
- a CDS encoding GNAT family N-acetyltransferase: MNLQPLILEGERVALLPMQKSHISGLLEAAADPNIWAYMTPLHSSADVENFVHQALEEQAAGLGIPYSVYDKHTDAFVGSTRLFDISAQHRNLEIGHTWYNSQVWRTRVNTECKYLLLNHCFETLNLLRVQLKTDLRNERSQTAIARLGAQKEGILRQHRILHDGYIRDTVMFSILDTEWPGVKHRLESFLNNVSV, from the coding sequence ATGAATCTACAACCTCTTATTTTAGAAGGCGAGCGTGTCGCCCTACTGCCTATGCAAAAATCCCATATATCCGGCCTACTAGAAGCAGCAGCCGACCCGAACATATGGGCATATATGACGCCGCTTCATAGTTCCGCAGATGTAGAGAACTTTGTCCACCAAGCACTAGAAGAACAGGCGGCAGGACTAGGCATCCCTTACAGCGTCTACGATAAGCATACCGATGCTTTCGTCGGTAGCACGCGTCTCTTCGATATCTCAGCTCAACATCGGAATCTGGAAATCGGTCATACCTGGTACAATTCCCAAGTGTGGCGTACGCGCGTTAATACCGAATGTAAATATTTACTGCTGAACCACTGTTTCGAAACATTAAACCTTCTCCGCGTCCAACTAAAAACGGACCTACGGAACGAACGTTCTCAAACGGCTATTGCTCGATTAGGTGCCCAAAAAGAAGGTATTCTACGTCAACATCGCATACTTCACGATGGTTATATTCGTGACACTGTCATGTTTAGCATCCTTGATACCGAATGGCCTGGAGTTAAACATCGATTAGAAAGTTTTTTAAATAATGTAAGCGTGTAA
- the speD gene encoding adenosylmethionine decarboxylase, translating to MQYSTYGRHTIVDVWGVDSSFLDNVDFLRLIMVNAAEKSSATVLSVIHKKFDPSGCSVLVLLSESHLSIHTYPEEGFAAIDGYTCGKRVDPKIAVDYLMEILKPEKMYTKTLIRGSNEIVDLD from the coding sequence TTGCAATATTCAACATATGGCAGGCATACGATTGTTGACGTTTGGGGAGTAGATTCCAGTTTTCTAGATAATGTTGATTTTTTACGATTAATCATGGTGAATGCTGCTGAGAAAAGCAGTGCTACCGTGCTGTCAGTCATCCATAAAAAATTCGATCCAAGCGGCTGTTCCGTACTTGTTCTTTTGTCTGAAAGTCATCTTTCCATTCACACCTATCCGGAGGAAGGTTTCGCGGCTATAGATGGTTACACATGCGGAAAGAGAGTAGATCCTAAAATAGCAGTCGATTATTTAATGGAAATATTAAAACCCGAGAAAATGTATACGAAAACATTAATTCGCGGTTCTAATGAAATAGTTGACTTAGATTAA
- a CDS encoding NAD-dependent malic enzyme: MAGLNGGGTSVIVRLEIHKELVTFGKIATAIGEAGGDIVAIDVTRASKTTTTRDITVKVSDPEHTESITNALKDIPGVRLINVSDQTFLMHLGGKIEMTPKMPIKNRDDLSRVYTPGVARVCMAIHEDPAKAHSLTIKRNTVAVVSDGTAVLGLGNIGPEAAMPVMEGKAMLFKQMAGVDAFPICLDTQDTEEIIRTVKAIAPAFGGINLEDISSPRCFEIEERLINELDIPVFHDDQHGTAVVILAGLLNAVKLVGKNLEDCKVVITGIGAAGIACTKMLLAAGVTNIIGVDRQGAIVRGDSYTNSAWEWYADNTNPFLQRGLLSDVISGADIFIGLSGPGVLKADDVKRMGTDPIVFAMANPTPEITPEEAEPYVRVMATGRSDYPNQINNVLCFPGIFRGVLDCRASRITQEMKLAAAKAIASVVNEDELNEYYIIPSVFNTAVVEKVREAVMEAAYESGVARRRSQRETHDAHHE; the protein is encoded by the coding sequence ATGGCGGGGTTAAATGGTGGAGGCACAAGTGTTATTGTGCGTTTGGAAATACATAAAGAATTGGTCACTTTTGGGAAAATTGCTACAGCTATAGGTGAAGCAGGCGGCGATATTGTCGCGATTGACGTAACACGAGCAAGTAAAACAACGACAACGCGCGATATTACGGTAAAAGTTAGCGACCCTGAACATACAGAATCTATAACTAATGCGTTGAAAGATATTCCTGGCGTCCGCTTAATTAACGTTTCAGACCAAACGTTTCTCATGCATTTGGGCGGCAAGATCGAAATGACTCCGAAAATGCCGATTAAAAATCGGGACGACCTATCCCGTGTCTATACACCGGGTGTTGCTCGCGTTTGTATGGCTATTCATGAAGACCCAGCTAAAGCACACTCATTAACGATAAAACGGAATACGGTTGCTGTTGTGTCGGATGGCACAGCGGTCCTAGGTTTAGGAAATATCGGTCCGGAAGCGGCGATGCCGGTAATGGAAGGGAAGGCCATGCTGTTCAAGCAGATGGCGGGTGTAGATGCGTTCCCGATTTGTTTGGACACGCAGGATACCGAAGAAATTATTCGTACGGTCAAAGCGATTGCACCAGCTTTCGGCGGTATTAATTTAGAAGATATTTCGTCGCCTCGTTGTTTTGAGATTGAGGAAAGATTAATCAATGAACTCGATATTCCTGTATTCCACGACGATCAACATGGAACGGCAGTAGTTATTCTTGCAGGGCTGCTCAATGCGGTTAAGCTTGTGGGCAAGAATTTGGAAGATTGTAAAGTAGTTATCACGGGCATTGGAGCTGCGGGGATTGCCTGTACAAAGATGCTGTTAGCTGCCGGAGTTACAAATATTATCGGAGTAGATCGACAAGGCGCAATCGTACGCGGAGATAGCTATACGAATTCGGCTTGGGAATGGTATGCAGACAACACAAATCCTTTTTTACAAAGAGGACTACTGTCTGATGTTATATCAGGTGCTGATATTTTCATTGGGTTATCGGGGCCAGGTGTGCTTAAGGCGGATGATGTGAAGAGAATGGGCACGGATCCGATCGTGTTCGCGATGGCAAACCCAACACCGGAAATTACGCCGGAAGAAGCTGAACCTTATGTTCGTGTGATGGCAACCGGCCGGTCAGATTACCCGAATCAAATAAATAATGTTCTTTGCTTCCCGGGGATTTTCCGCGGTGTGTTGGACTGTCGTGCTTCGCGCATCACGCAAGAAATGAAGCTGGCCGCAGCCAAAGCAATTGCATCGGTAGTGAATGAAGATGAGTTGAACGAATATTACATTATTCCAAGTGTGTTCAACACGGCTGTTGTTGAGAAGGTAAGAGAAGCGGTCATGGAAGCCGCCTATGAATCCGGTGTGGCCCGTCGCCGCAGCCAGCGCGAGACACATGATGCACACCACGAATAA
- a CDS encoding transposase, which translates to MERNRYSEEFKKQTVKYILEQGKSMPQMSEELGISAGVLHNWKATYRDEFQTESVITPERVRQLEQQLREKDLEYQEKERQNQDLQEELAILKKALHIFSKEKN; encoded by the coding sequence ATGGAACGAAATCGTTATAGTGAAGAATTTAAGAAGCAGACAGTGAAGTACATCTTAGAGCAAGGTAAATCAATGCCGCAGATGTCCGAAGAGCTCGGGATATCTGCGGGTGTTCTGCACAACTGGAAAGCTACATACCGTGACGAATTTCAGACGGAGTCAGTAATTACTCCGGAAAGAGTGCGCCAGCTTGAGCAACAGTTACGTGAAAAAGATCTGGAGTATCAGGAGAAAGAACGCCAAAATCAAGATCTCCAAGAGGAACTCGCTATTTTAAAAAAGGCGCTGCACATCTTCAGCAAAGAAAAGAACTAA
- a CDS encoding aminotransferase class I/II-fold pyridoxal phosphate-dependent enzyme, whose product MNPLAQKLNETLERENSHVHDMLSALGRSIYFPKEGILSQSAEAKAKAKKYNATIGIAIENGQPMHLKVIQDTLSTYAPKDIYEYAPPAGKPELRTAWRKKMLEENPEIGNKRIGNPIVTNALTHGLSIAADLFADVGDAVIIPDKNWENYELTFEIRRGAQIVNYPLYNEEQKFNAAGLREALFAQKSKGKAIVVLNFPNNPTGYTPGAEEGKEIAAAIKDAAEAGINVVVLTDDAYFGLFFEGSLHESLFGQLADIHPRVLAVKIDGATKEEYVWGFRVGFITYAGQSEALLSALEQKTMGIIRATISSGPHPSQTFVLHALNSPEFGQQKQEKYEIMKGRANRTKSILDSGKFDDAWGYYPFNSGYFMCLKLKTVDAEDLRVHLLDQHGVGTIALGATDLRVAFSCIEEGSLEELFNLIYQSVKEIETVSASK is encoded by the coding sequence ATGAATCCTTTGGCACAAAAGTTAAACGAGACCCTGGAACGTGAAAATTCTCACGTGCATGACATGCTTTCAGCATTAGGTAGATCCATTTACTTCCCGAAAGAAGGCATTCTCAGCCAATCTGCTGAAGCAAAGGCCAAAGCCAAGAAGTATAATGCTACCATCGGTATTGCTATCGAAAATGGTCAACCTATGCATCTGAAGGTCATTCAAGACACACTCTCTACCTATGCACCAAAAGATATATATGAATACGCACCACCTGCCGGTAAACCTGAACTTCGTACAGCATGGCGCAAAAAAATGCTCGAGGAAAATCCCGAGATTGGCAATAAACGAATCGGAAACCCGATTGTTACGAATGCCCTGACCCATGGTCTTAGCATTGCCGCCGACCTTTTCGCAGATGTTGGTGATGCAGTCATTATTCCAGATAAAAACTGGGAAAATTACGAGCTCACCTTCGAAATCCGCCGCGGTGCCCAAATCGTGAATTACCCGTTATACAACGAAGAGCAAAAATTTAATGCAGCTGGACTTCGTGAAGCTCTTTTTGCTCAAAAATCCAAAGGCAAAGCGATCGTTGTCTTGAACTTCCCGAACAACCCGACAGGCTATACACCTGGGGCTGAAGAGGGGAAAGAAATTGCTGCTGCCATCAAAGATGCTGCTGAAGCAGGCATCAACGTAGTCGTACTTACGGACGACGCCTACTTCGGTCTTTTCTTCGAAGGTTCCCTGCATGAGTCCTTGTTCGGTCAATTGGCTGACATTCACCCACGTGTGCTCGCTGTCAAAATCGACGGAGCCACCAAAGAAGAATACGTCTGGGGCTTCCGTGTAGGCTTCATTACGTATGCTGGCCAAAGCGAAGCACTTCTCAGCGCCTTAGAGCAGAAAACAATGGGGATCATCCGTGCGACCATTTCCAGCGGTCCTCACCCGTCTCAAACATTCGTGCTTCACGCGCTTAACTCTCCTGAGTTTGGCCAACAGAAACAAGAGAAATACGAGATCATGAAAGGCCGCGCTAACCGCACCAAGTCCATTCTGGACAGCGGAAAGTTTGATGATGCATGGGGCTACTACCCGTTCAACTCCGGTTACTTCATGTGCTTGAAGCTCAAAACCGTTGATGCCGAAGACTTACGTGTACACTTACTGGATCAGCATGGTGTAGGTACGATCGCCTTAGGAGCTACCGATCTGCGCGTTGCTTTCTCCTGTATTGAAGAAGGCAGCCTCGAAGAGCTATTCAACCTCATTTATCAAAGCGTTAAAGAAATAGAAACCGTCTCCGCAAGCAAATAA
- a CDS encoding PLP-dependent aminotransferase family protein, with protein MEFHLPYHSYRTQYASKYAALYHALHDEILANRLKLDTKLPSSRKLAALFGLSRGTVNQVYEMLIAEGYLQADVGRGTFVVYAGGQEKKEHGSRKEIRLSTWGTRVLDGDRVGRGEGQELGRGQGQGQGQGQGQGQGQGQGQGQGQGQGRKISFAVGRPLMDEFPRELWNRGMYEQVRRMTESPHKEAYNAEGHYALREAIAQHLRRMRGIDAPPERIVIVNGSMQAIALLTQVLVNEGDPVVLERPGYPGISSAVLAAGGIPVHAEVDGQGLVPQPWNARLLFVTPSRQFPTGAVLGLERRQQLLRWASEQGAVIVEDDYDSEFRHRGRPIEPLKVLDQEEGRVVYIGTFSKTMLQELRIGYVVLPEALQDAFVAAKRLYEPYPSGLLEQRSLAAFMVSGGYERHLRRMRRVYASKFLLLQAHLQEQLSALFEWVECDSGLHLFGWWRSEASSYASYAAACREVGVSWSDAAAYGLPPERMGAIFGFAHLTEEEIRRGVALLRHVHDCHKG; from the coding sequence ATGGAGTTTCATTTACCCTACCATTCCTATCGGACCCAATATGCGAGTAAGTATGCCGCATTGTATCATGCTCTTCATGATGAAATACTTGCAAATAGATTGAAACTAGACACGAAGCTCCCATCGAGCCGTAAACTGGCAGCTTTGTTTGGACTGTCTCGGGGAACCGTTAATCAGGTGTATGAGATGCTGATTGCTGAAGGTTATTTGCAGGCTGATGTAGGAAGAGGGACATTTGTTGTATATGCCGGCGGGCAGGAGAAGAAGGAGCATGGTAGTAGGAAGGAGATTCGACTATCCACTTGGGGGACGCGGGTGCTTGATGGGGATCGGGTAGGGCGGGGAGAAGGGCAAGAGCTAGGACGAGGACAAGGACAAGGACAAGGACAGGGACAAGGACAAGGACAAGGACAAGGACAAGGGCAAGGGCAGGGACAAGGACAAGGGCGAAAGATTTCGTTTGCGGTGGGTCGACCGCTAATGGATGAGTTTCCGCGGGAGCTGTGGAACCGCGGGATGTATGAGCAGGTGCGGCGGATGACGGAGTCGCCGCATAAGGAGGCTTACAACGCCGAGGGGCATTATGCGCTTCGCGAAGCGATCGCACAGCACCTGAGGCGGATGCGGGGAATCGATGCGCCGCCTGAGCGCATCGTCATCGTTAACGGGTCGATGCAAGCGATAGCGCTGCTGACCCAGGTGCTTGTGAATGAAGGCGATCCAGTCGTACTGGAGCGTCCAGGGTATCCAGGCATCAGCAGCGCTGTGCTGGCGGCTGGGGGAATCCCCGTACACGCGGAGGTGGACGGGCAGGGGCTTGTTCCGCAGCCGTGGAACGCACGGCTGCTGTTCGTGACACCCAGCCGCCAGTTCCCTACGGGGGCAGTACTGGGCTTAGAGCGCCGCCAGCAGCTGCTGCGCTGGGCGTCAGAGCAAGGCGCTGTCATCGTCGAAGACGATTATGACAGCGAGTTCAGGCACCGCGGGCGGCCGATTGAGCCGCTCAAGGTGCTAGACCAAGAGGAGGGCCGAGTGGTGTACATCGGCACCTTCTCCAAAACGATGCTGCAGGAGCTGCGCATCGGGTACGTCGTGCTGCCGGAGGCGCTGCAGGACGCTTTTGTGGCCGCGAAGCGGCTTTACGAGCCGTACCCTTCGGGGCTGCTCGAACAGCGCTCGCTCGCCGCTTTCATGGTGAGCGGCGGCTACGAGCGACACCTGCGCCGGATGCGGCGGGTGTACGCGAGCAAGTTTTTGCTCCTGCAAGCTCATCTGCAGGAGCAGCTCTCCGCCCTCTTCGAGTGGGTGGAGTGTGATAGCGGGCTGCATCTGTTCGGCTGGTGGCGGAGCGAGGCCAGCAGCTATGCCTCCTATGCAGCTGCATGCCGTGAAGTTGGCGTCTCATGGAGCGACGCAGCGGCTTACGGCCTCCCCCCAGAGCGAATGGGGGCAATCTTCGGTTTTGCACATCTAACCGAGGAGGAGATACGCCGCGGTGTTGCTCTTTTAAGGCATGTTCATGATTGCCACAAAGGATGA
- a CDS encoding FAD-dependent oxidoreductase gives MRLRNQRVQLIIALAVLIIVFFAFSYSKVWPKQGNLEPESVSAPTITHTNKPIVSEATTAPIVATNNASDNTYPIEHIDVVVIGSELEGLYLARAAADEGLKVKILDPHKAFGGQILQSQMLFLDETRDDQGHLLVQGRVKELFDGFRNAKIRKLPEFTTYMNKLMKDIPLESGIVINDIEQTNTPDHMNKIASIVYSTEQNEKKKITASYWVDNSDYAALISRLDAKRLPGLEKFYGQKEIEYMSAGMMMKFKNVDWKKFNTTFNLLKPEEKSKQFGGGYVSDSFAIGLSGMTKAYHPSNDRVFLRGLNAVNQRDGEVLINALLVYTVDPSNPESIQEAVNLGNKETPLILNHFRKTLPGWDHAELGELPTYPYVREYNHYEMDYILKPSDLLSGTMFWDNVSIGGYPLDLQGTSANKWGIEMGRPDKYGMPLRSFLLKNYDNVIAAGKNVGSSAIAYGSTRIQPNTSLAAESIGVILGQLHGKQKLREIKPDEMAKLQQYLAHRYQIKLTGIVGTNKITGWNEEEIRKLDSGEITYPSYIKTKKKPAIK, from the coding sequence ATGCGCTTACGGAATCAGCGAGTTCAACTTATTATTGCTTTAGCCGTTCTGATTATTGTTTTTTTCGCATTTTCGTATAGCAAGGTTTGGCCTAAACAAGGGAACTTGGAACCAGAATCTGTTTCTGCACCAACCATCACGCATACAAACAAACCAATTGTTAGTGAAGCCACTACAGCACCTATTGTCGCAACAAATAATGCGAGTGATAATACATATCCTATTGAACACATCGACGTCGTTGTGATCGGCAGTGAGCTTGAAGGACTTTACCTAGCCAGAGCTGCTGCAGATGAAGGCTTGAAGGTTAAAATACTGGATCCTCATAAAGCTTTTGGAGGTCAGATTCTCCAAAGTCAAATGTTATTTCTCGATGAAACCCGCGACGATCAAGGTCATCTACTCGTACAAGGCCGTGTCAAAGAATTATTCGACGGTTTCCGAAACGCCAAAATTCGTAAGCTTCCTGAATTCACTACATATATGAATAAATTAATGAAAGACATTCCTTTGGAATCTGGCATTGTCATTAATGACATTGAACAAACGAATACACCTGATCATATGAACAAAATCGCTTCAATTGTTTATAGTACGGAGCAGAATGAAAAAAAGAAAATTACAGCCTCCTATTGGGTCGACAACAGTGATTATGCGGCGTTAATCAGTAGATTGGATGCCAAGCGATTGCCAGGTCTTGAGAAGTTCTATGGTCAAAAAGAGATCGAGTATATGAGTGCCGGCATGATGATGAAGTTCAAAAATGTCGACTGGAAAAAGTTTAATACCACTTTTAATCTATTAAAGCCGGAAGAGAAATCAAAGCAATTCGGTGGTGGATATGTCAGTGATAGCTTCGCTATTGGGCTAAGCGGAATGACGAAGGCCTATCATCCTTCCAATGATCGCGTTTTTCTAAGAGGATTGAATGCGGTGAATCAAAGGGATGGGGAAGTACTAATCAACGCCCTTCTTGTTTATACCGTGGATCCTTCAAACCCTGAATCCATCCAAGAAGCTGTTAATCTGGGCAATAAAGAAACACCTTTGATTCTCAATCACTTCCGTAAAACGTTACCGGGTTGGGATCATGCTGAATTAGGCGAACTCCCTACGTATCCTTATGTCCGAGAATATAATCACTATGAAATGGACTATATTTTAAAACCATCTGATCTCCTTTCAGGCACGATGTTCTGGGATAATGTCAGTATTGGCGGGTATCCGCTTGATCTACAGGGCACGAGTGCTAACAAGTGGGGTATTGAAATGGGGCGTCCGGATAAATACGGCATGCCGCTGCGCAGCTTTTTGCTAAAAAATTATGATAATGTCATCGCGGCCGGAAAAAATGTAGGTTCATCAGCTATCGCTTACGGAAGCACAAGAATTCAACCAAACACGAGTCTTGCCGCAGAGTCTATCGGAGTGATATTAGGTCAACTGCATGGCAAGCAAAAACTGAGGGAAATAAAACCCGATGAAATGGCCAAACTTCAGCAGTACTTAGCTCACCGCTACCAAATCAAGCTTACGGGGATAGTAGGTACGAATAAAATTACTGGTTGGAACGAAGAAGAAATTAGAAAGCTCGACTCCGGAGAAATTACATATCCTAGCTATATCAAAACCAAGAAAAAACCTGCTATTAAATAA
- a CDS encoding S-layer homology domain-containing protein yields MKKNLMKKFVATGLVFTMVMGGASAAFAKGNDRDDHKGDKGGIKNNIHTNIKINLNFYDMQSAEWALRYIASLASKGVFEGYEDGSFKPHNNVSRIEAITAAVRLMGLRDKAESAAEMQTKLNFKDADKIPSWAVGYVAVALENDLFTESDDAVQPNQPADRLWATTLLVKALKLDAEAKAKMNSTLPFVDAKKIPAGSVGYVEEAIEKKLVDGFEDNTFRPNQPVTRAQLAALLDRTNDQLPDQDQNTSTGTVSAAVYNNTLSLTKAGVTTQYALHPEAFVLRNGVKVPAAAIQVGDEVKVRTFNNQVVYVEVTKLAEVNQSFDVLGTLNATTLNAQGKIATISITQNINGVNQTTIYNVAADVALTGNLGAFTQGHLIQLKGQNQVVTSIDVK; encoded by the coding sequence ATGAAGAAGAATCTTATGAAGAAATTTGTAGCAACTGGTCTTGTATTTACAATGGTAATGGGTGGCGCTTCCGCAGCGTTTGCCAAAGGTAATGACCGTGATGATCATAAAGGTGACAAAGGCGGAATCAAGAACAATATTCATACAAATATCAAAATCAACCTTAATTTCTATGATATGCAAAGTGCTGAATGGGCACTGCGTTACATAGCAAGCTTGGCTTCCAAAGGCGTATTCGAAGGCTATGAAGATGGATCATTCAAACCGCATAACAATGTTTCCCGCATTGAGGCTATCACGGCTGCCGTTCGTTTGATGGGATTGCGTGATAAAGCAGAATCCGCTGCAGAAATGCAAACAAAGTTGAACTTCAAAGATGCTGATAAAATTCCTTCATGGGCTGTAGGGTATGTAGCTGTAGCACTTGAGAACGATTTGTTCACGGAAAGCGATGATGCTGTTCAACCGAATCAGCCTGCAGATCGTCTATGGGCGACTACATTGTTGGTTAAAGCTTTGAAGTTGGATGCTGAAGCAAAAGCGAAAATGAACTCAACTCTTCCATTTGTTGATGCGAAGAAAATCCCAGCGGGTTCTGTAGGTTATGTAGAAGAAGCGATCGAGAAGAAATTGGTTGATGGCTTTGAGGACAATACATTCAGACCGAACCAACCTGTTACACGCGCACAACTTGCTGCGTTGCTCGACCGCACTAACGACCAACTGCCTGATCAAGATCAAAATACAAGCACCGGTACTGTAAGCGCTGCGGTTTATAACAACACGCTTTCCCTTACTAAAGCGGGCGTTACAACTCAATATGCCCTTCATCCGGAAGCATTCGTTCTACGTAACGGCGTGAAAGTTCCTGCTGCTGCTATTCAAGTTGGAGATGAAGTGAAAGTCCGCACTTTTAACAATCAAGTTGTTTACGTTGAAGTGACGAAATTGGCTGAAGTTAACCAATCCTTCGATGTTTTGGGTACGTTGAATGCGACTACTCTTAATGCTCAAGGTAAAATTGCAACAATTTCCATTACTCAAAACATTAACGGTGTCAACCAGACTACGATTTATAATGTAGCTGCTGATGTTGCTTTGACAGGTAACTTAGGCGCATTCACACAAGGGCATCTGATCCAGCTTAAAGGACAGAACCAAGTAGTTACTTCTATTGATGTGAAATAA
- the mtnK gene encoding S-methyl-5-thioribose kinase, with translation MLQYQALNEYKAMNYARKLRNMFKSNAELVCEEIGDGNLNLVFRITDKSSEKSIIIKQALPYARVVGESWPLTLERARIESQALIVQQSICPGFVPIVYHYDSTMALTVMEDLSSHMNLRKGLVARERYPHFACQIGTFLARTLYLTSDFALPSQMKKEKVVQFSNPEMCKISENLIFTDPYFASETKPFNPLIADKVVEIEENNQLKLEVAKLKEGFLTHAQALIHGDLHTGSIMVTKDETKVIDPEFAFYGPMGFDIGAVIGNLLLSFASHEGHTTDSQERMDYQAYLLTMIEQIWTYFEKEFRILWKNESKERMAVIPGYVDHYLLQILEDTAGYAGCKMIRRIIGLAHVWDMESIDDPSLRAKSEKLALSIGLELVLERRKVQRINDITSRVRQIAGWGDL, from the coding sequence ATGCTTCAGTACCAAGCCCTCAATGAATATAAAGCTATGAATTACGCCAGAAAGCTAAGAAACATGTTTAAGTCAAATGCAGAGCTAGTTTGCGAAGAGATCGGCGATGGGAATTTAAATCTCGTCTTTCGGATTACTGACAAAAGTTCAGAAAAAAGCATCATAATAAAGCAGGCACTTCCTTATGCGCGGGTGGTTGGGGAATCTTGGCCTTTGACTCTTGAACGGGCACGAATTGAGAGTCAGGCATTGATCGTTCAACAGTCTATTTGCCCAGGTTTTGTGCCTATTGTTTATCATTATGATAGTACGATGGCTTTGACAGTGATGGAAGATTTGTCGAGCCACATGAATCTGCGTAAAGGATTGGTTGCCCGAGAACGCTATCCTCATTTTGCATGTCAAATTGGCACCTTTCTGGCACGTACTTTGTATTTGACATCTGATTTTGCATTACCCTCTCAAATGAAAAAGGAGAAAGTGGTTCAATTCTCTAATCCGGAGATGTGCAAGATATCCGAGAATCTCATTTTTACAGATCCCTATTTCGCTTCAGAAACCAAACCATTTAATCCATTAATAGCAGATAAGGTAGTTGAAATAGAGGAGAATAACCAACTGAAACTTGAGGTTGCAAAATTAAAGGAAGGTTTCCTCACTCATGCCCAGGCACTCATCCACGGGGACCTTCATACCGGCAGCATCATGGTAACGAAAGACGAAACTAAAGTGATTGATCCGGAATTCGCTTTTTATGGACCTATGGGATTTGATATCGGCGCTGTAATAGGAAACCTTCTACTTAGCTTTGCCTCCCACGAAGGACACACTACGGACTCGCAGGAACGAATGGATTATCAAGCCTATCTACTTACGATGATTGAACAAATATGGACTTACTTTGAAAAAGAATTTAGGATTTTATGGAAAAATGAATCTAAAGAAAGAATGGCTGTAATCCCTGGATACGTAGATCATTACTTACTCCAAATCCTTGAGGATACGGCAGGCTATGCGGGTTGTAAAATGATTCGTAGAATTATAGGTCTAGCGCATGTATGGGATATGGAAAGTATAGATGATCCAAGTTTGCGGGCAAAATCAGAAAAGCTAGCACTTTCGATCGGACTAGAATTGGTACTAGAAAGACGGAAAGTCCAAAGAATTAACGACATTACATCCCGTGTTAGACAGATAGCAGGGTGGGGGGATTTATAA